The Aspergillus flavus chromosome 2, complete sequence region ATCTTGCAATCCAGGCCTTTTTGTATCTTGGCTATAGAGGCCCCGGTATAGTGCAGATCACATATAAAATCCCTAGAATAAGGACTCAATTGGAATATGGTTTCCCTATTCAGGCTTATTACCCCTAGAGGCGTTCTAGGAGCCATTGGttgaagaaatagaaagtaGGTAGGAAAAACACGTGGTCACCAGTGACGCGTTTCCCCACCTTGATTGCTGGGTGATATAGTAGACATTCGGAAGCACTTAGGAGTTCAACATTTTATGTGTCAATTAAGTCGCTATTATAAAAGGTTACCTCTTCATGAATCTTTTCTATACCCTCAATCGGCAATGAAATGGTTGTGTGGCGGGAATGGAGTCTCCGCAGCAGGAACGGCGGTAATTAGGGGCCCACTGGGGTTTGTCTGCTAAAGCCTGTCATGGATAGGAGTGCCACAACGTGCTCAATGCAGAGACGCAAATGCGGAGATCGCTTAGTGAATATCGATATTAATTCCCACAGCACAAGTAGTGTGTCGACTTGATAGGTGCATGCCTACAGGACAGTTTGCCGACCACGCAACCGACGACTGAGctatataatactatcaAGTTCTCCTTGTCAAGCCCTAAGGTTCGCATCACTATTACATCTGAAGTGAAAAATGCTTTAGACAAGAATCATGGTTTGTGGTATTGTTCTGGTAGCCCTGAGCTTAGCCTTAGGTGCCTCTGCGCTCCCCGGGGCGAAATCGAGAACAACCACGGAGAAGCGCCTTCAGTTCACAAAGAATGGAACTTTCCAGTTATCTGTCTTTGAGGACCTACACTATGGCGAGGGTAAGCTAATCCCTCGGTCTCAATACGGCAGCACCGCTAATCAGCTTTTAGCGGAGGCCACCACTTGGGGACCAAAGCAAGATGTTGAGACCAATGCTGTGATCAACACCGTCCTCGACAACGAAAGCCCACAGTTGGTCATTCTAAATGGCGATCTCATCACCGGAGAGAACACCTTTTTGTCAAATGCGACCAACTATATCGATGAGATTGTAGCGCCTCTTGTAGATCGCAAGCTCCTCTGGGCTTCTACCTACGGTAACCATGACAGCGGTTACAACTTGTCACGCAGTGCTATCCTGGAGCGAGAGAAGACCTACTCGAACAGCTTGACAAAAAGTATGGTCTCGGGAGCGCTTGCTGGTGTATCCAACTATTATCTGCCCGTGTACCCGTCGGACTCATCCAAAGACACTCCAGCCTTGATCATGTGGTTCTTCGATAGCCGTGGTGGGAACTACTACCAGCAACTAAAGAATGGGAGTGAAGTTCCGCAGCCTTGCTGGGTTGATGAGTCGGTCAGTCATACACCTTATTTCTTGAGGGTTATTCTTTAACTAGGTGGTTCCAGGTGGTTGAATGGTTCACTCAAACCAACACGGAGCTTAGAGAGAAGTATGGCAGAGTGATCCCTTCAATTGCATTTTATCACATTCCCGTCAACGCAATGCTTGCCTTCCAGAAGCAGGGGGTCAATGCAAATTATGAGCCAGGAATCAACGACGATGATCCCCTAGACCAGCAAGGCGAGGCAAGCGGGCAGGGAGGGGTCTCGGGAACTGTGTTCAGCTACACCGGCCAGGACATTCCATTCATGGAGGCAATGCTGAACACTGAGGGTCTCCTGGCGACGTTCAGTGGCCATGATCATGGTGATGACTGGTAAGCAGCTGCATTATTTCTGCCTTGTCCGTTAGTTCATGctaaaaaaaaggaaaggtgCTTCAAATGGGATTCGAAGCTTCCCGGTATGAATCTCACTGGCAACGGGTTGAACCTATGTTTCGGACGTCATAGTGGGTACGGAGGATACGGCTCATGGACTCGGGGATCACGGCAGATTCTGTTGGATGAGACGATTTTGGAAACACAAATCTTGACCTGGGTTCGGTTGGAAGATGGGTCAGTCTCTGGCAAAGTTAACCTTAACTCTACTTACGGGGAGGATTGGTATCCCTCCGTTGAGACAACGTATACATGAACTATGGACAGGTTGACGAGCGAGGGCATGTAGCCAAGCCGATGGATTAACAAATAAATcaaatattataatattataatctatatgTTTTATACAGTTTTCAAACTACTTAGGCTTCTTCACGGGCTTACTTAACCCTAACGGCCATAAACCTAGCCTAACCCGGATAGCTGTCTCGGTAGTTACCTAGAAAAGATGATTATCTTACAATTTATACAGCACGTATACCCTATATAGTTgctaaatattatatatagattcgAATAATATAGCGGACTGAGGACCCCTAAGTGATTTCTGGTTTAATCCTAGTGTAGTTTTTCTTGAGATGTACATGGCTTAGTACTACACAGATAGTGGTATCTTACTGCTTACTGGCCCCAAATGCGTTCAAGCTAGCTATCTCCTGTATACCGGAAAAGtgcttctatataaaatagaatagtatattCTATAGCGTAGAGCAATACTAAATAAGGTGCGTGGGCTTAATGTAAACACTTAAGGTTTCGGTAGTACAGTAATCCGTACTTAAGCAAATCTGGGGAAACAAGCCCGCACGTGAGCCCTCCACCACTCCGCAATTGCACAATTGACCCGAGGTCTTCACATGCAACAATGCGATGCCGTCACCCATAATGTGACTTGTTCCGCTGATCGGTCAACTCGCCAACTCTCCGTGGACGAACCTCTTCCCTTAGTATACTCACTCACGATCTTGACTGAATACACACCGCACAATTCTCAGACGCGTCCCATTCAGACGCTTTCCTCATGGCCTATGTCGCCTTGGTTTAAAGAAGGGCGCTGTGTGAGCTACCCGCTCGACTTCAAGTGCCCCGGTAACTAAGTCACAATGGCCGCCCAGTCAACACTACGCTCACGGGAGGATCCCCTCGCCACACTATACCACTACTACCTCAACTTGTTTCGTTCTCGGTTCAAGCGTTCATCGAAAACAACCAAGCTGATTGCTACAGTTGCGCTATTGCTCTCGATCGTAACAACTGGATATGGAGGGTACAAACGACTACGGCAGAGGGCGAAGGAACGCGCCCAGGGCAGACGATTGTTACGGCGAAACTCTGGAATTAGGGGAAAGGACGGGTCTCGCACCATATACGTGCCTTACAAAGATTCTCTGACATCCAAAGTTACTATCCATCCAACGAAACCTACGACGTTTGATGCACACCGAAGGCTTTTCTTAAACCCCCCAGCTTCGGCTCGCGCTGGAGATGGCGAATCAAATCAGATTCCACCACCGACGACTAAGCCGGGCCTAAATCTTGCTTTTCTTCACCAGTTTCTGAGTCTTGGGAGTATTATGGTCCCTAGATGGGGTAGTAAGGAGACCGGCCTTCTTATGGGTCATGGCGTCTTCTTACTGCTACGGACGTA contains the following coding sequences:
- a CDS encoding Metallo-dependent phosphatase-like protein, which translates into the protein MVCGIVLVALSLALGASALPGAKSRTTTEKRLQFTKNGTFQLSVFEDLHYGEGKLIPRSQYAEATTWGPKQDVETNAVINTVLDNESPQLVILNGDLITGENTFLSNATNYIDEIVAPLVDRKLLWASTYGNHDSGYNLSRSAILEREKTYSNSLTKSMVSGALAGVSNYYLPVYPSDSSKDTPALIMWFFDSRGGNYYQQLKNGSEVPQPCWVDESVVEWFTQTNTELREKYGRVIPSIAFYHIPVNAMLAFQKQGVNANYEPGINDDDPLDQQGEASGQGGVSGTVFSYTGQDIPFMEAMLNTEGLLATFSGHDHGDDWCFKWDSKLPGMNLTGNGLNLCFGRHSGYGGYGSWTRGSRQILLDETILETQILTWVRLEDGSVSGKVNLNSTYGEDWYPSVETTYT